One Papaver somniferum cultivar HN1 chromosome 10, ASM357369v1, whole genome shotgun sequence genomic window carries:
- the LOC113318399 gene encoding serine/threonine-protein kinase BLUS1-like isoform X1, giving the protein MDQIAEKKFPLDAKDYKLYEEVGDGVSATVYRALCVPLNEVVAIKVLDLEKCNNDLDGIRREVQTMTMISHPNVLQAHCSFSAGHHLWVVMPYMAGGSCLGIMKSAFSEGLEEPVIAAVLREVLKALIYLHFQGHIHRDVKSGNILVDTNGAVKLADFGVSACMFDSGDRQRSRNTFVGTPCWMAPEIMQQLHGYDFKADIWSFGITALELAHGHAPFSKYPPMKVLLMTLQNAPPGLDYERDKRFSKSFKEMVAACLVKDPKKRPSSEKLLKHSFFKSTRANEYVSKTILRDLPPLGDRYRTLKEKEAELLLQNKDMYGDKEQLSQKEYMRGISAWNFNLDDLKNQAALIQDYVETSNSEDLDACNKQDTEYDELNEQNLEDSFSSFPIRPLQALKGLFDVGEDDINANLNSKDGKESNPEPQLQMQLSPTAEEQETKLTDDESSVGGCSFRKFVISGQRRQVYSGSLVPDNVIPHSRRVNHNGDSLRYFPVVFYSEQFQSIQDRNYSGSLSYRNKRDAKSQIFGEDTMDGTIVEQKGRFKITSAELNPMDAHTNCLQNQFPTATNVTPASVLPMLHYILQTNAIQREQILKLIQYLGQTPVTGSHVGYPDAFANASLVQSFAVPAKERELQTQVVHLQQTIESYVEELQRLKMRNAQLERHFKAYKGGEKIPEEIEL; this is encoded by the exons ATGGACCAAATAGCTGAGAAGAAATTTCCACTTGACGCAAAAGATTACAAGCTGTACGAGGAAGTCGGCGATGGTGTTAGTGCTACTGTGTACAGAGCTCTCTGCGTTCCACTTAATGAAGTAGTTGCTATTAAGGTTCTGGACTTGGAAAAGTGCAACaatgatttg GATGGTATCCGCCGTGAGGTACAAACCATGACTATGATTAGCCATCCGAATGTATTACAAGCACATTGCTCATTCTCAGCTGGCCATCACCTTTGGGTTGTGATGCCCTACATGGCTGGGGGTTCTTGCCTAGGCATAATGAAGTCCGCATTTTCAGAGGGCCTTGAAGAGCCAGTTATAGCAGCAGTTTTGCGTGAGGTTCTTAAAGCGCTTATTTATCTCCATTTTCAAGGGCACATCCATCGAGATGTTAAG TCCGGAAATATCTTGGTCGATACTAATGGTGCAGTCAAGTTAGCAGACTTTGGTGTATCCGCATGTATGTTTGATTCTGGGGATAGACAGCGTTCAAGAAACACGTTCGTCGGAACTCCCTGCTG GATGGCCCCTGAAATTATGCAGCAATTGCATGGATATGACTTCAA GGCGGACATATGGTCATTCGGAATAACAGCTTTAGAACTGGCTCATGGACATGCCCCTTTTTCAAAGTATCCACCAATGAAG GTTTTGCTGATGACCTTACAAAATGCACCTCCAGGTCTTGACTATGAAAGGGACAAAAGGTTTTCAAAG TCTTTTAAGGAAATGGTAGCTGCGTGCTTGGTAAAGGATCCAAAAAAGCGTCCATCTTCAGAGAAGCTTTTGAAGCACAGTTTCTTTAAAAGTACACGAGCAAATGAATATGTTTCTAAAACCATTCTTCGTGATCTTCCTCCGCTGGGTGATCGCTATAGGACACTGAAG GAAAAAGAGGCCGAGCTTCTTCTGCAAAATAAAGATATGTATGGGGATAAAGAACAACTGTCACAG AAAGAGTACATGCGAGGGATCAGTGCGTGGAATTTCAATCTGGACGATCTGAAAAATCAAGCTGCCCTT ATCCAGGATTATGTTGAAACATCAAACTCTGAAGATCTAGATGCCTGTAACAAGCAGGACACTGAATAT GATGAATTAAATGAACAGAATCTGGAGgattcattttcttcatttcctATTCGTCCTTTACAAGCACTTAA GGGTCTTTTTGATGTTGGTGAAGATGATATCAACGCCAACCTCAACTCTAAAGACGGTAAAGAATCAAATCCTGAACCACAATTGCAGATGCAACTGTCACCAACAGCTGAAGAGCAGGAAACTAAATTAACTGATGACGAGAGTTCAGTAGGAGGTTGCTCTTTCCGAAAATTTGTTATTTCTGGTCAACGTAGGCAAGTCTACAGTGGTTCACTTGTTCCGGACAATGTTATCCCCCATTCAAGAAGAGTAAATCACAATGGGGACAG TTTGAGATATTTTCCTGTTGTGTTTTATAGTGAACAATTTCAATCAATTCAAGATAGAAACTATAGTGGTTCACTGTCTTATCGTAACAAAAGAGATGCCAAAAGCCAAATATTTG GTGAGGATACAATGGATGGGACAATAGTTGAGCAGAAAGGACGCTTCAAGATCACATCAGCAGAGCTTAATCCGATG GATGCTCATACAAATTGCTTACAAAACCAGTTTCCAACAGCTACCAATGTTACTCCTGCATCAGTTCTTCCAATGTTGCATTATATTTTGCAAACAAACGCAATCCAGAGA GAACAAATACTTAAATTGATCCAGTATCTAGGGCAAACTCCTG TTACAGGTAGTCACGTGGGGTATCCTGATGCATTTGCTAATGCAAGTTTGGTACAG TCATTTGCGGTTCCTGCAAAGGAGAGAGAACTACAAACTCAAGTGGTTCACCTGCAGCAAAC CATTGAAAGTTATGTTGAGGAACTGCAAAGATTGAAGATGAGAAATGCTCAG TTAGAGAGACACTTCAAGGCATACAAGGGAGGGGAGAAAATACCGGAGGAGATTGAGTTATGA
- the LOC113318399 gene encoding serine/threonine-protein kinase BLUS1-like isoform X4 yields the protein MDQIAEKKFPLDAKDYKLYEEVGDGVSATVYRALCVPLNEVVAIKVLDLEKCNNDLDGIRREVQTMTMISHPNVLQAHCSFSAGHHLWVVMPYMAGGSCLGIMKSAFSEGLEEPVIAAVLREVLKALIYLHFQGHIHRDVKSGNILVDTNGAVKLADFGVSACMFDSGDRQRSRNTFVGTPCWMAPEIMQQLHGYDFKADIWSFGITALELAHGHAPFSKYPPMKVLLMTLQNAPPGLDYERDKRFSKSFKEMVAACLVKDPKKRPSSEKLLKHSFFKSTRANEYVSKTILRDLPPLGDRYRTLKEKEAELLLQNKDMYGDKEQLSQKEYMRGISAWNFNLDDLKNQAALIQDYVETSNSEDLDACNKQDTEYDELNEQNLEDSFSSFPIRPLQALKGLFDVGEDDINANLNSKDGKESNPEPQLQMQLSPTAEEQETKLTDDESSVGGCSFRKFVISGQRRQVYSGSLVPDNVIPHSRRVNHNGDSEQFQSIQDRNYSGSLSYRNKRDAKSQIFGEDTMDGTIVEQKGRFKITSAELNPMDAHTNCLQNQFPTATNVTPASVLPMLHYILQTNAIQREQILKLIQYLGQTPGSHVGYPDAFANASLVQSFAVPAKERELQTQVVHLQQTIESYVEELQRLKMRNAQLERHFKAYKGGEKIPEEIEL from the exons ATGGACCAAATAGCTGAGAAGAAATTTCCACTTGACGCAAAAGATTACAAGCTGTACGAGGAAGTCGGCGATGGTGTTAGTGCTACTGTGTACAGAGCTCTCTGCGTTCCACTTAATGAAGTAGTTGCTATTAAGGTTCTGGACTTGGAAAAGTGCAACaatgatttg GATGGTATCCGCCGTGAGGTACAAACCATGACTATGATTAGCCATCCGAATGTATTACAAGCACATTGCTCATTCTCAGCTGGCCATCACCTTTGGGTTGTGATGCCCTACATGGCTGGGGGTTCTTGCCTAGGCATAATGAAGTCCGCATTTTCAGAGGGCCTTGAAGAGCCAGTTATAGCAGCAGTTTTGCGTGAGGTTCTTAAAGCGCTTATTTATCTCCATTTTCAAGGGCACATCCATCGAGATGTTAAG TCCGGAAATATCTTGGTCGATACTAATGGTGCAGTCAAGTTAGCAGACTTTGGTGTATCCGCATGTATGTTTGATTCTGGGGATAGACAGCGTTCAAGAAACACGTTCGTCGGAACTCCCTGCTG GATGGCCCCTGAAATTATGCAGCAATTGCATGGATATGACTTCAA GGCGGACATATGGTCATTCGGAATAACAGCTTTAGAACTGGCTCATGGACATGCCCCTTTTTCAAAGTATCCACCAATGAAG GTTTTGCTGATGACCTTACAAAATGCACCTCCAGGTCTTGACTATGAAAGGGACAAAAGGTTTTCAAAG TCTTTTAAGGAAATGGTAGCTGCGTGCTTGGTAAAGGATCCAAAAAAGCGTCCATCTTCAGAGAAGCTTTTGAAGCACAGTTTCTTTAAAAGTACACGAGCAAATGAATATGTTTCTAAAACCATTCTTCGTGATCTTCCTCCGCTGGGTGATCGCTATAGGACACTGAAG GAAAAAGAGGCCGAGCTTCTTCTGCAAAATAAAGATATGTATGGGGATAAAGAACAACTGTCACAG AAAGAGTACATGCGAGGGATCAGTGCGTGGAATTTCAATCTGGACGATCTGAAAAATCAAGCTGCCCTT ATCCAGGATTATGTTGAAACATCAAACTCTGAAGATCTAGATGCCTGTAACAAGCAGGACACTGAATAT GATGAATTAAATGAACAGAATCTGGAGgattcattttcttcatttcctATTCGTCCTTTACAAGCACTTAA GGGTCTTTTTGATGTTGGTGAAGATGATATCAACGCCAACCTCAACTCTAAAGACGGTAAAGAATCAAATCCTGAACCACAATTGCAGATGCAACTGTCACCAACAGCTGAAGAGCAGGAAACTAAATTAACTGATGACGAGAGTTCAGTAGGAGGTTGCTCTTTCCGAAAATTTGTTATTTCTGGTCAACGTAGGCAAGTCTACAGTGGTTCACTTGTTCCGGACAATGTTATCCCCCATTCAAGAAGAGTAAATCACAATGGGGACAG TGAACAATTTCAATCAATTCAAGATAGAAACTATAGTGGTTCACTGTCTTATCGTAACAAAAGAGATGCCAAAAGCCAAATATTTG GTGAGGATACAATGGATGGGACAATAGTTGAGCAGAAAGGACGCTTCAAGATCACATCAGCAGAGCTTAATCCGATG GATGCTCATACAAATTGCTTACAAAACCAGTTTCCAACAGCTACCAATGTTACTCCTGCATCAGTTCTTCCAATGTTGCATTATATTTTGCAAACAAACGCAATCCAGAGA GAACAAATACTTAAATTGATCCAGTATCTAGGGCAAACTCCTG GTAGTCACGTGGGGTATCCTGATGCATTTGCTAATGCAAGTTTGGTACAG TCATTTGCGGTTCCTGCAAAGGAGAGAGAACTACAAACTCAAGTGGTTCACCTGCAGCAAAC CATTGAAAGTTATGTTGAGGAACTGCAAAGATTGAAGATGAGAAATGCTCAG TTAGAGAGACACTTCAAGGCATACAAGGGAGGGGAGAAAATACCGGAGGAGATTGAGTTATGA
- the LOC113318399 gene encoding serine/threonine-protein kinase BLUS1-like isoform X2, protein MDQIAEKKFPLDAKDYKLYEEVGDGVSATVYRALCVPLNEVVAIKVLDLEKCNNDLDGIRREVQTMTMISHPNVLQAHCSFSAGHHLWVVMPYMAGGSCLGIMKSAFSEGLEEPVIAAVLREVLKALIYLHFQGHIHRDVKSGNILVDTNGAVKLADFGVSACMFDSGDRQRSRNTFVGTPCWMAPEIMQQLHGYDFKADIWSFGITALELAHGHAPFSKYPPMKVLLMTLQNAPPGLDYERDKRFSKSFKEMVAACLVKDPKKRPSSEKLLKHSFFKSTRANEYVSKTILRDLPPLGDRYRTLKEKEAELLLQNKDMYGDKEQLSQKEYMRGISAWNFNLDDLKNQAALIQDYVETSNSEDLDACNKQDTEYDELNEQNLEDSFSSFPIRPLQALKGLFDVGEDDINANLNSKDGKESNPEPQLQMQLSPTAEEQETKLTDDESSVGGCSFRKFVISGQRRQVYSGSLVPDNVIPHSRRVNHNGDSLRYFPVVFYSEQFQSIQDRNYSGSLSYRNKRDAKSQIFGEDTMDGTIVEQKGRFKITSAELNPMDAHTNCLQNQFPTATNVTPASVLPMLHYILQTNAIQREQILKLIQYLGQTPGSHVGYPDAFANASLVQSFAVPAKERELQTQVVHLQQTIESYVEELQRLKMRNAQLERHFKAYKGGEKIPEEIEL, encoded by the exons ATGGACCAAATAGCTGAGAAGAAATTTCCACTTGACGCAAAAGATTACAAGCTGTACGAGGAAGTCGGCGATGGTGTTAGTGCTACTGTGTACAGAGCTCTCTGCGTTCCACTTAATGAAGTAGTTGCTATTAAGGTTCTGGACTTGGAAAAGTGCAACaatgatttg GATGGTATCCGCCGTGAGGTACAAACCATGACTATGATTAGCCATCCGAATGTATTACAAGCACATTGCTCATTCTCAGCTGGCCATCACCTTTGGGTTGTGATGCCCTACATGGCTGGGGGTTCTTGCCTAGGCATAATGAAGTCCGCATTTTCAGAGGGCCTTGAAGAGCCAGTTATAGCAGCAGTTTTGCGTGAGGTTCTTAAAGCGCTTATTTATCTCCATTTTCAAGGGCACATCCATCGAGATGTTAAG TCCGGAAATATCTTGGTCGATACTAATGGTGCAGTCAAGTTAGCAGACTTTGGTGTATCCGCATGTATGTTTGATTCTGGGGATAGACAGCGTTCAAGAAACACGTTCGTCGGAACTCCCTGCTG GATGGCCCCTGAAATTATGCAGCAATTGCATGGATATGACTTCAA GGCGGACATATGGTCATTCGGAATAACAGCTTTAGAACTGGCTCATGGACATGCCCCTTTTTCAAAGTATCCACCAATGAAG GTTTTGCTGATGACCTTACAAAATGCACCTCCAGGTCTTGACTATGAAAGGGACAAAAGGTTTTCAAAG TCTTTTAAGGAAATGGTAGCTGCGTGCTTGGTAAAGGATCCAAAAAAGCGTCCATCTTCAGAGAAGCTTTTGAAGCACAGTTTCTTTAAAAGTACACGAGCAAATGAATATGTTTCTAAAACCATTCTTCGTGATCTTCCTCCGCTGGGTGATCGCTATAGGACACTGAAG GAAAAAGAGGCCGAGCTTCTTCTGCAAAATAAAGATATGTATGGGGATAAAGAACAACTGTCACAG AAAGAGTACATGCGAGGGATCAGTGCGTGGAATTTCAATCTGGACGATCTGAAAAATCAAGCTGCCCTT ATCCAGGATTATGTTGAAACATCAAACTCTGAAGATCTAGATGCCTGTAACAAGCAGGACACTGAATAT GATGAATTAAATGAACAGAATCTGGAGgattcattttcttcatttcctATTCGTCCTTTACAAGCACTTAA GGGTCTTTTTGATGTTGGTGAAGATGATATCAACGCCAACCTCAACTCTAAAGACGGTAAAGAATCAAATCCTGAACCACAATTGCAGATGCAACTGTCACCAACAGCTGAAGAGCAGGAAACTAAATTAACTGATGACGAGAGTTCAGTAGGAGGTTGCTCTTTCCGAAAATTTGTTATTTCTGGTCAACGTAGGCAAGTCTACAGTGGTTCACTTGTTCCGGACAATGTTATCCCCCATTCAAGAAGAGTAAATCACAATGGGGACAG TTTGAGATATTTTCCTGTTGTGTTTTATAGTGAACAATTTCAATCAATTCAAGATAGAAACTATAGTGGTTCACTGTCTTATCGTAACAAAAGAGATGCCAAAAGCCAAATATTTG GTGAGGATACAATGGATGGGACAATAGTTGAGCAGAAAGGACGCTTCAAGATCACATCAGCAGAGCTTAATCCGATG GATGCTCATACAAATTGCTTACAAAACCAGTTTCCAACAGCTACCAATGTTACTCCTGCATCAGTTCTTCCAATGTTGCATTATATTTTGCAAACAAACGCAATCCAGAGA GAACAAATACTTAAATTGATCCAGTATCTAGGGCAAACTCCTG GTAGTCACGTGGGGTATCCTGATGCATTTGCTAATGCAAGTTTGGTACAG TCATTTGCGGTTCCTGCAAAGGAGAGAGAACTACAAACTCAAGTGGTTCACCTGCAGCAAAC CATTGAAAGTTATGTTGAGGAACTGCAAAGATTGAAGATGAGAAATGCTCAG TTAGAGAGACACTTCAAGGCATACAAGGGAGGGGAGAAAATACCGGAGGAGATTGAGTTATGA
- the LOC113318399 gene encoding serine/threonine-protein kinase BLUS1-like isoform X3, with amino-acid sequence MDQIAEKKFPLDAKDYKLYEEVGDGVSATVYRALCVPLNEVVAIKVLDLEKCNNDLDGIRREVQTMTMISHPNVLQAHCSFSAGHHLWVVMPYMAGGSCLGIMKSAFSEGLEEPVIAAVLREVLKALIYLHFQGHIHRDVKSGNILVDTNGAVKLADFGVSACMFDSGDRQRSRNTFVGTPCWMAPEIMQQLHGYDFKADIWSFGITALELAHGHAPFSKYPPMKVLLMTLQNAPPGLDYERDKRFSKSFKEMVAACLVKDPKKRPSSEKLLKHSFFKSTRANEYVSKTILRDLPPLGDRYRTLKEKEAELLLQNKDMYGDKEQLSQKEYMRGISAWNFNLDDLKNQAALIQDYVETSNSEDLDACNKQDTEYDELNEQNLEDSFSSFPIRPLQALKGLFDVGEDDINANLNSKDGKESNPEPQLQMQLSPTAEEQETKLTDDESSVGGCSFRKFVISGQRRQVYSGSLVPDNVIPHSRRVNHNGDSEQFQSIQDRNYSGSLSYRNKRDAKSQIFGEDTMDGTIVEQKGRFKITSAELNPMDAHTNCLQNQFPTATNVTPASVLPMLHYILQTNAIQREQILKLIQYLGQTPVTGSHVGYPDAFANASLVQSFAVPAKERELQTQVVHLQQTIESYVEELQRLKMRNAQLERHFKAYKGGEKIPEEIEL; translated from the exons ATGGACCAAATAGCTGAGAAGAAATTTCCACTTGACGCAAAAGATTACAAGCTGTACGAGGAAGTCGGCGATGGTGTTAGTGCTACTGTGTACAGAGCTCTCTGCGTTCCACTTAATGAAGTAGTTGCTATTAAGGTTCTGGACTTGGAAAAGTGCAACaatgatttg GATGGTATCCGCCGTGAGGTACAAACCATGACTATGATTAGCCATCCGAATGTATTACAAGCACATTGCTCATTCTCAGCTGGCCATCACCTTTGGGTTGTGATGCCCTACATGGCTGGGGGTTCTTGCCTAGGCATAATGAAGTCCGCATTTTCAGAGGGCCTTGAAGAGCCAGTTATAGCAGCAGTTTTGCGTGAGGTTCTTAAAGCGCTTATTTATCTCCATTTTCAAGGGCACATCCATCGAGATGTTAAG TCCGGAAATATCTTGGTCGATACTAATGGTGCAGTCAAGTTAGCAGACTTTGGTGTATCCGCATGTATGTTTGATTCTGGGGATAGACAGCGTTCAAGAAACACGTTCGTCGGAACTCCCTGCTG GATGGCCCCTGAAATTATGCAGCAATTGCATGGATATGACTTCAA GGCGGACATATGGTCATTCGGAATAACAGCTTTAGAACTGGCTCATGGACATGCCCCTTTTTCAAAGTATCCACCAATGAAG GTTTTGCTGATGACCTTACAAAATGCACCTCCAGGTCTTGACTATGAAAGGGACAAAAGGTTTTCAAAG TCTTTTAAGGAAATGGTAGCTGCGTGCTTGGTAAAGGATCCAAAAAAGCGTCCATCTTCAGAGAAGCTTTTGAAGCACAGTTTCTTTAAAAGTACACGAGCAAATGAATATGTTTCTAAAACCATTCTTCGTGATCTTCCTCCGCTGGGTGATCGCTATAGGACACTGAAG GAAAAAGAGGCCGAGCTTCTTCTGCAAAATAAAGATATGTATGGGGATAAAGAACAACTGTCACAG AAAGAGTACATGCGAGGGATCAGTGCGTGGAATTTCAATCTGGACGATCTGAAAAATCAAGCTGCCCTT ATCCAGGATTATGTTGAAACATCAAACTCTGAAGATCTAGATGCCTGTAACAAGCAGGACACTGAATAT GATGAATTAAATGAACAGAATCTGGAGgattcattttcttcatttcctATTCGTCCTTTACAAGCACTTAA GGGTCTTTTTGATGTTGGTGAAGATGATATCAACGCCAACCTCAACTCTAAAGACGGTAAAGAATCAAATCCTGAACCACAATTGCAGATGCAACTGTCACCAACAGCTGAAGAGCAGGAAACTAAATTAACTGATGACGAGAGTTCAGTAGGAGGTTGCTCTTTCCGAAAATTTGTTATTTCTGGTCAACGTAGGCAAGTCTACAGTGGTTCACTTGTTCCGGACAATGTTATCCCCCATTCAAGAAGAGTAAATCACAATGGGGACAG TGAACAATTTCAATCAATTCAAGATAGAAACTATAGTGGTTCACTGTCTTATCGTAACAAAAGAGATGCCAAAAGCCAAATATTTG GTGAGGATACAATGGATGGGACAATAGTTGAGCAGAAAGGACGCTTCAAGATCACATCAGCAGAGCTTAATCCGATG GATGCTCATACAAATTGCTTACAAAACCAGTTTCCAACAGCTACCAATGTTACTCCTGCATCAGTTCTTCCAATGTTGCATTATATTTTGCAAACAAACGCAATCCAGAGA GAACAAATACTTAAATTGATCCAGTATCTAGGGCAAACTCCTG TTACAGGTAGTCACGTGGGGTATCCTGATGCATTTGCTAATGCAAGTTTGGTACAG TCATTTGCGGTTCCTGCAAAGGAGAGAGAACTACAAACTCAAGTGGTTCACCTGCAGCAAAC CATTGAAAGTTATGTTGAGGAACTGCAAAGATTGAAGATGAGAAATGCTCAG TTAGAGAGACACTTCAAGGCATACAAGGGAGGGGAGAAAATACCGGAGGAGATTGAGTTATGA